Proteins from a single region of Dictyostelium discoideum AX4 chromosome 5 chromosome, whole genome shotgun sequence:
- the talA gene encoding hypothetical protein produces the protein MSISLKINIVGANTVKTLRFAPDMCIQECCTHIFEKTNEGGPDHGLYQAHIEGKQSARWLAMEKTLQFYDINSDQQLDYKKKHRPQKFKLLDGTIKTQLVDESQNVSEIVNSICKKMGIKNPEEYSLMNSAGAWLNNTQILSEQGISENDITVLMKKFFFNDANIDRNDPVQLHLLFVQCRDGIIEGKYPTQREESLALSALQCQVQLGDYNPTKHVPGFLTLKDYLPLQWLKSKGVEKDIFKEHKKLVSMTEVNAKYRYVQLCRSLKTYGMTSFDVKIREYGKKKMVDHILGITREQMLLMLTETKEVIMTHPLKHIKRWAATDKSFTLDFGDHETEYLILQTPNPEQISQLIGGYIEIIMKARKDSSKVIEKEDTAMGVEEVMAVKKGSVANSSSYMGYGAGGGGANQLQPSQQIPITDLKSALRATDLLIGELGGFRSSTGATPQNFTRSFTTLTPQQFKHQLISHTNAMAIAAQGLFQDMTTPPPTGGIAAFQQAITKRAQIIMAELNTVGTAAKNAGYFPDMASFSDEIIGVATKLSESMARLLAIGSTIQGTDCDEKSQKAAQTEIFNVQSLVTLMMAACDNEYVTDSSSKLLIECAKNVSAAIADMLVVGNSKVEFIDDELLLGQIQNTLKSTSLTSDELLSTTENLASTSCHPESRKQITNITQSALNQSNALLTAFKSGEIPEQDYNLLNARVSDIIESVNLINYAMDCSEREYKISITSNGVEVGEGEILAGTNLTEEFATVANDLTNAIMTMRSNLKNPDTVMESYKMVAGHANRLITCTKAVASRADTQSQQRLFNSTNAVFESVANLSNHCRSYIKNPEQEAHTFQIVETAGHLQFLTQNMSTDAGKIACITSLRDYSKEMIAQVSSLISTSRTSSQYLPDANGITLLKGAKDVSDALSKLMVGIKKVVLDPKSEATQMELLTLAQKQSLPPMNLVSTCKRFAPKISDPNQKQRLIFSSDAAAQSVQKLMKAGEAYKRICGHIEIEEALEVFDSTIADLETTEIAIAGGFLDAVSGTTREGAAELLMVAIKDLNKVNNELVTDIRVNPARLGDLVKSATESASSVAISAKTLICATTGKQVQKKLMGITKQLMIDMEQLIRASRSVASNPNDAASELLLDAASNDVSISTAALVGSTANVDCKELDEASADISNLLSLKMGSLESILSQPTEEFAFYVEEIASSTKALNAASQQVVAMARNKNLKGLGASAKITASALSTLVSHAQNAIVLTENEATKNAILASTVALGGQIIGLLDFSKARIANYDPIYDQNLINQAKSVEDHLVKVGRSLGGDGNNTICDEAVDRIIEATRSLDKTILPDTSGLQTNAHLEMLHQQSLLAITQASKKLGSITSNLVNSKNNSDLVGSGSTDAAEAIIEMIEAAKHVVHCSISTSSPDILLPAKSILDASQMLTANQADVNHVLSHARTIAACTQQLLGITRERASQFNEQDEQQVQVRDGIVKSTQQLAHATSSLARAVKSVTSKEPGAKAMISQSLKDLESAINNLLITSSVPASERGIGIADFNKLMSTCRSVSTASSQLIISASSCSQKPKDIELSSILSENAVLMTNSLKDIIKVTSSMMPGVNFCEEAIEIAQRAISDLSSVALSVAVGSFDSSANNKEGLSHVESQERLVDVTKKIGTGINDLLKASRQSPEAIGISAKALSFIAPSLVNTTKPALATAPDADAQNDLVTESKNVGDSILKLCQASLIASSNPSKETYQIIVNKCVDASEAMSKLVAQISSGVNLYKELDESLDRIRKSVVQTSAKDAPKDSENRGYQEYKEELSNLTKNLALSLKTIVATDGNNLVSISTISKDIANYISDIAHVSSAILATTSDQKIRDSIITSSRQVIVSTGDIVNHIKVNSTDKANSSQAKVNDSYRATNDNITRFLQSLKQGAIGEILSDAAIDQIRKVISDLDGYSLFAAAGQLENDQSSQSTMNEVTKQQHLKNLQKDTITQAKLLIVSSSQLVGSSRGTQEHLGSATTKVANTVSSLVKTAKDIASVLADTTSQQDILSASKALSISSQQMVLATKDAQRFKKDATAFRSLGKSAEAVAEAVGQFLTSVYTAISDAGKGIKELEKSIVQVANYHEKPDTVLSNKDATAEIFAQSARDLAKSSIEIVTSYTSSQDDLVKSSQAVVSNVQSFISNSKGVIALLGNGNDDLKSKVLENVKQTTGDMLALLQCVKDQDKNGSTSIADATRSISDRVHSVVTLSKSLPGGQNIVVEEDNVLEDLEALAEDELSACARSIEEATAKLIAARPQSKSKNGKLDAEGVAATIVDASSAIAKAVAKLVNSAAVAQSKRREDQIASGSVYKADPTWSNGLISAAKGVGAATHRLVEAAMKSATGKAEEEELIATARSVAAATALLVSASRAKSGDDYQSQAAHSHLSTAARQVASATSDLVAAAKAATIFDEQQQEEEQEQFNFTGSKVKELEQQMKILKLEKELETARRQMLNSRKQNYNKN, from the exons atgtcaatttcattaaaaattaatattgttgGTGCAAATACTGTTAAAACATTAAGATTTGCACCAGATATGTGTATTCAAGAATGTTGTACacatatttttgaaaaaacaaatgaaGGTGGACCAGATCATGGTTTGTATCAAGCTCATATTGAAGGTAAACAATCAGCAAGATGGTTAGCAATGGAAAAAACATTACAATTTTATGATATCAATTCAGATCAACAATTagattacaaaaaaaaacatagaccacaaaaattcaaattattagaTGGTACAATTAAAACTCAATTAGTTGATGAAAGTCAAAATGTTTCTGAAATCGttaattcaatttgtaaGAAAATGGGTATTAAAAATCCAGAAGAATATTCATTAATGAATTcag ctGGTGCATGGTTAAATAATACACAAATTTTATCAGAACAAGGTATTTCTGAAAATGACATTACagttttaatgaaaaaattcttttttaatgatgCAAATATTGATAGAAATGATCCAGTTCAATTACATCTTTTATTCGTTCAATGTAGAGATGGTATTATTGAAGGTAAATATCCAACTCAAAGAGAAGAATCATTGGCATTATCAGCACTTCAATGTCAAGTTCAATTAGGTGATTATAATCCAACAAAACATGTTCCTGGATTTTTAAC attaaaagattatttacCATTACAATGGTTAAAATCAAAAGGTGTTGAAAAggatatttttaaagaacATAAGAAATTAGTATCAATGACAGAAGTTAATGCAAAGTATAGATATGTACAATTGTGTCGTTCATTAAAGACTTATGGTATGACATCATTTGATGTAAAGATTAGAGAATATGGTAAGAAGAAAATGGTTGATCATATTTTAGGTATTACAAGAGAGCAAATGTTATTGATGTTAACTGAGACTAAGGAAGTGATAATGACACATCCATTGAAACATATAAAGAGATGGGCTGCAACTGATAAGAGTTTTACTTTGGATTTTGGTGATCATGAAACTGAGTATTTGATTTTACAAACCCCAAATCCTGAACAAATCAGTCAGTTAATCGGTGGTTACATTGAGATTATTATGAAGGCCAGAAAGGATTCATCCAAAGTGATAGAGAAGGAAGATACAGCAATGGGTGTTGAGGAGGTGATGGCTGTCAAGAAAGGCTCCGTTGCTAATAGTTCATCATACATGGGGTACGGTGCAGGTGGGGGCGGTGCCAATCAGTTGCAACCATCCCAACAAATTCCAATCACTGATTTAAAGAGTGCTTTACGTGCAACTGATCttttaattggtgaattGGGTGGATTTAGAAGTTCCACTGGTGCAACTCCACAGAATTTCACACGTTCATTCACTACATTAACACCACAACAATTTAAACATCAATTGATCTCTCATACAAATGCAATGGCAATTGCAGCACAAGGTTTATTCCAAGATATGACAACCCCACCACCAACTGGTGGCATTGCAGCATTCCAACAAGCTATTACCAAACGTGCACAAATCATTATGGCTGAATTGAATACAGTTGGTACTGCAGCCAAGAATGCCGGTTATTTCCCTGACATGGCAAGTTTCTCTGATGAAATCATTGGTGTAGCTACAAAATTATCAGAATCTATGGCACGTCTTCTTGCAATTGGTTCAACTATTCAAGGTACAGATTGTGATGAAAAATCACAAAAAGCAGCACAAACTGAAATTTTCAATGTACAATCATTGGTTACATTAATGATGGCAGCATGTGATAATGAATATGTCACTGATTCAAGTAGTAAGTTACTCATTGAATGTGCAAAGAATGTTTCAGCAGCAATTGCTGATATGTTGGTAGTTGGTAATAGTAAAGTTGAATTCATcgatgatgaattattattaggtcAAATTCAAAACACATTAAAAAGCACTTCCCTCACATCggatgaattattatcaaccaCTGAAAATTTAGCATCAACTTCATGTCATCCAGAATCACGTAAACAAATCACCAACATCACTCAATCAGCATTGAATCAAAGTAATGCATTGTTAACTGCATTCAAATCTGGTGAAATTCCAGAACAAGATTATAACTTGCTCAATGCTAGAGTTTCAGATATTATCGAATctgttaatttaataaactatGCTATGGATTGTTCAGAGAGGGAATATAAAATCTCTATCACTTCTAATGGTGTTGAAGTTGGTGAGGGTGAAATTCTCGCTGGTACAAATTTAACTGAGGAATTTGCAACCGTTGCCAATGATTTAACAAATGCTATCATGACAATGAgatcaaatttaaagaatccaGACACCGTTATGGAATCCTATAAAATGGTAGCAGGTCATGCCAATCGTTTAATCACTTGTACTAAAGCAGTTGCATCACGTGCTGATACTCAATCACAACAACGTCTTTTCAATTCAACCAATGCAGTATTTGAATCTGTAGCAAATCTTTCCAATCATTGTCGTTCCTATATTAAAAATCCAGAACAAGAAGCACACACATTCCAAATCGTAGAAACTGCTGGTCATTTACAATTCCTCACTCAAAATATGTCAACTGATGCTGGTAAGATTGCATGTATCACAAGTTTACGTGATTATTCCAAAGAGATGATTGCTCAAGTTagttcattaatttcaacaaGTCGTACATCCTCTCAATATTTACCAGATGCAAATGGTATCACCTTATTGAAGGGTGCAAAAGATGTATCTGATGCATTATCTAAATTAATGGTTGGTATTAAAAAGGTTGTATTAGATCCAAAATCTGAAGCAACCCAAATGGAACTTTTAACATTGGCTCAAAAACAATCACTTCCACCAATGAATTTAGTTTCCACTTGTAAAAGATTTGCACCAAAGATTTCAGATccaaatcaaaaacaaagaCTTATTTTCTCTTCAGATGCTGCCGCTCAATCtgttcaaaaattaatgaaagcTGGTGAAGCCTATAAAAGAATTTGTGGTCATATAGAAATTGAAGAAGCTTTAGAAGTATTCGATTCAACTATTGCCGATTTAGAAACAACTGAAATTGCAATTGCTGGTGGTTTCTTAGATGCAGTTAGTGGTACAACTCGTGAAGGTGCTGCTGAATTATTAATGGTtgcaattaaagatttaaataaagtaaaCAATGAATTGGTAACTGATATTCGTGTTAATCCAGCAAGATTAGGTGATTTAGTTAAAAGTGCAACTGAATCCGCTTCATCAGTTGCCATCTCTGCTAAAACTTTAATTTGTGCTACCACTGGAAAACAAgttcaaaagaaattaatggGTATTACCAAACAATTGATGATTGATATGGAACAATTAATTCGTGCATCTCGTTCAGTAGCATCAAATCCAAATGATGCAGCATCTGAATTACTCTTGGATGCAGCATCCAATGATGTATCAATTAGTACAGCAGCATTGGTTGGTTCAACTGCAAATGTAGATTGTAAGGAATTGGATGAAGCCTCTGCTGATATCTCAAATTTACTCTCATTGAAAATGGGTTCCCTCGAATCAATTCTATCACAACCAACTGAAGAATTTGCTTTCTACGTTGAAGAGATTGCTTCATCAACTAAAGCATTAAATGCTGCAAGTCAACAAGTTGTTGCAATGGCACGTAATAAAAATCTTAAAGGTTTAGGAGCATCCGCTAAAATCACAGCATCAGCATTGAGTACATTGGTTAGTCATGCTCAAAATGCAATTGTATTAACAGAGAATGAAGCTACAAAGAATGCAATTTTAGCATCAACCGTTGCATTGGGTGGTCAAATCATTGGTTTATTAGATTTCTCAAAAGCTCGTATTGCAAATTACTAAGATCCAATCTatgatcaaaatttaatcaatcaaGCAAAATCAGTAGAGGATCATTTGGTAAAGGTTGGTCGTTCATTGggtggtgatggtaataatacaatttgtGATGAAGCTGTCGATCGTATCATTGAAGCCACTCGTTCATTGGATAAAACTATTTTACCAGATACAAGTGGTTTACAAACCAATGCACATTTAGAGATGTTACATCAACAATCTCTACTTGCAATTACCCAAGCATCAAAGAAACTTGGTTCAATTACATCTAATTTAGTAAACTCAAAGAATAACTCCGATTTGGTTGGATCTGGTTCAACTGATGCTGCTGAAGCAATCATTGAAATGATTGAAGCTGCCAAACATGTTGTACACTGCTCCATTTCAACCTCATCACCAGATATTCTCTTACCTgctaaatcaattttagatGCCTCTCAAATGCTCACAGCTAATCAAGCCGATGTAAATCATGTACTTAGTCATGCTCGTACCATTGCAGCTTGTACTCAACAATTGTTAGGTATCACTAGAGAACGTGCTTCACAATTCAATGAACAAGATGAACAACAAGTACAAGTTCGTGATGGTATTGTTAAATCAACTCAACAATTAGCTCATGCCACCAGTAGTTTAGCACGTGCTGTTAAATCTGTAACCTCTAAAGAACCAGGTGCCAAAGCAATGATCTCTCAATCTTTGAAAGATCTTGAATCTGcaattaataatcttttaatcACATCATCTGTACCAGCTAGTGAACGTGGTATTGGTATTGCCGATTTCAATAAACTCATGTCAACTTGTCGTTCAGTTTCAACAGCTTCATCTCAATTGATCATTTCCGCTTCTTCATGTTCACAAAAACCAAAAGATATCGAACTCTCTTCAATTCTCTCAGAGAACGCTGTATTAATGACAAATTCATTGAAAGATATCATCAAAGTAACTTCATCAATGATGCCAGGTGTAAACTTTTGTGAAGAAGCTATTGAAATCGCTCAACGTGCAATTAGTGATCTTTCAAGTGTTGCACTTTCAGTTGCAGTTGGTTCATTCGATTCATCTGCCAATAATAAAGAAGGTTTATCACATGTTGAATCTCAAGAGAGATTGGTTGATGTAACTAAAAAAATTGGTACTGGTATTAATGATCTATTGAAAGCATCAAGACAATCACCAGAAGCCATTGGTATCTCTGCCAAGGCACTCTCATTCATTGCACCATCATTGGTTAATACTACTAAACCTGCACTTGCAACTGCACCAGATGCTGATGCTCAAAATGATTTAGTCACAGAATCAAAGAATGTTGGTGACAGTATCTTGAAATTATGTCAAGCTTCATTGATTGCCTCTTCAAATCCATCCAAAGAAACCTATCAAATCATTGTTAATAAATGTGTTGACGCTTCAGAGGCAATGAGTAAATTGGTCGCTCAAATTTCATCAGGTGTTAATCTCTATAAAGAACTTGATGAATCACTCGATCGTATTCGTAAATCAGTTGTTCAAACATCTGCCAAGGATGCACCAAAAGATAGTGAAAATAGAGGTTATCAAGAATATAAAGAAGAGTTATCCAATCTTACAAAGAATCTCGCCTTATCACTTAAAACCATTGTTGCAACTGATGGTAATAATCTTGTATCAATTTCAACTATCTCTAAAGATATCGCCAATTATATCTCTGATATCGCTCATGTTTCATCAGCAATTCTTGCAACTACAAGTGATCAAAAGATTAGAGATTCTATCATTACAAGTTCAAGACAAGTCATCGTTTCAACTGGTGATATTGTTAATCATATTAAAGTCAATTCAACCGATAAAGCAAATTCATCACAAGCTAAAGTTAACGATAGTTATCGTGCTACCAATGATAATATAACTAGATTCCTCCAATCATTGAAACAAGGTGCAATCGGTGAGATTCTCTCTGATGCCGCCATTGACCAAATTCGTAAGGTTATTTCAGATTTGGATGGCTATAGTTTGTTCGCTGCCGCTGGTCAATTAGAGAATGATCAATCATCTCAATCAACAATGAATGAAGTTACCAAACAACAACATTTGAAAAATCTTCAAAAAGATACAATCACTCAAGCTAAATTACTCATTGTTTCAAGTTCGCAATTGGTTGGTTCTTCAAGAGGTACTCAAGAACATTTGGGTTCTGCAACTACTAAAGTTGCCAATACCGTTTCATCATTGGTTAAAACCGCAAAAGATATTGCATCAGTTTTAGCTGATACCACATCACAACAAGATATCCTCTCTGCAAGTAAAGCATTATCTATTTCATCTCAACAAATGGTTTTGGCCACTAAAGATGCTCAACGTTTCAAAAAGGATGCTACTGCATTCCGTTCACTTGGTAAATCTGCTGAAGCTGTCGCCGAAGCTGTTGGTCAATTCCTCACATCAGTTTATACCGCTATCTCTGATGCTGGTAAAGGTATTAAAGAATTGGAGAAATCAATTGTACAAGTTGCAAACTACCACGAAAAACCAGATACTGTACTTAGCAATAAAGATGCCACTGCTGAAATTTTCGCTCAATCCGCTAGAGATTTGGCTAAATCTTCAATTGAAATCGTTACATCCTACACTTCTTCTCAAGATGATCTCGTTAAATCATCACAAGCCGTTGTTTCCAACGTTCAATCATTCATTTCCAATAGTAAAGGTGTCATTGCTTTATTGGGTAACGGTAATGATGATTTGAAATCTAAAGTTTTGGAGAATGTTAAACAAACAACTGGTGATATGTTAGCCTTGTTACAATGTGTTAAAGATCAAGATAAGAATGGTTCAACAAGTATTGCTGATGCTACTCGTTCAATCTCTGATCGTGTTCATAGTGTTGTCActttatcaaaatcattacCAGGTGGTCAAAACATTGTCGTAGAGGAAGATAACGTACTCGAAGATCTTGAAGCACTCGCTGAGGATGAATTATCTGCATGTGCTAGATCCATCGAAGAAGCTACCGCTAAATTAATTGCTGCCAGACCACAatctaaatctaaaaatggtaaattgGATGCTGAAGGTGTTGCTGCAACAATCGTAGATGCTAGTAGTGCAATTGCTAAAGCTGTTGCCAAACTTGTCAATTCCGCTGCCGTCGCTCAATCAAAGAGAAGAGAAGATCAAATTGCAAGTGGTTCAGTTTATAAAGCTGATCCAACTTGGTCAAATGGTTTAATTTCAGCCGCTAAAGGTGTAGGTGCTGCAACTCATCGTTTAGTTGAAGCTGCAATGAAATCTGCAACTGGTAAAgctgaagaagaagaactcATTGCAACTGCACGTTCTGTAGCCGCTGCAACTGCCTTATTAGTCTCTGCTTCTCGTGCTAAATCTGGTGATGACTATCAATCTCAAGCTGCCCATTCACATCTTTCAACTGCAGCTAGACAAGTCGCTTCCGCTACATCTGATCTTGTAGCTGCTGCTAAAGCTGCAACAATCTTTGacgaacaacaacaagaagaagaacaagaacaattCAATTTCACTGGTTCAAAAGTAAAAGAATTAGAACAACAAATGAAGATtctaaaattagaaaaagaattagaaaCTGCAAGAAGACAAATGTTAAATTcaagaaaacaaaattataataaaaattaa
- a CDS encoding WD40 repeat-containing protein, with amino-acid sequence MDVLVGCSTGINKIYNIHKKTPTGLYGALNTTSELNVMTFGWNSVENNEDYVFYGYSNGILKYWNQKEKQLIGEIDYGQSIKAIHPLNNDKLLVALENGLVDVKTLTAPITTQLAPMNLPTLNKKKSPAAAAAASTVGKNNKSKQVIVEPVNTQSFSLNVATNLSGFAMNPSNDKFAFGGKDVNLTIWDLEKQVKTYSAKFKHDFLNLQEPVSINVVKYMNDDKILIGSDFRIKAYDLRSKTNRSSFLDVSFSKHPIQSIQYTNQKEHYFYASDSIGKVFCYDVRTSRQVGSFKDSAGSVKDIAIHPTLPLLATVGLDRHLRVYNLDNRKMLHKIFLKQRLSCVLFSKEEPTNEIAQEEEEIWKNLEENKNRINNDDNDDNNEGNDKKKSISIKVTDNMDSDDDIEDGDDNDVEFPMEADSDDSDFDLGNSDDDNISVKKENKGDSDDSDDDSDEDEKPKRKTPAKSNLRNNNNNNNKGKNNKGKNNSSTKKTSQVLKKKFAGLKKRK; translated from the exons atggatgTACTTGTAGGTTGTTCAACTGgtattaataaaa tttatAATATTCATAAAAAAACACCAACAGGTTTATATGGTGCATTAAATACAACATCAGAATTAAATGTAATGACATTTGGTTGGAATTcagttgaaaataatgaagattATGTATTTTATGGATATTCAAAtggtattttaaaatattggaATCAAAAAGAGAAACAATTAATTGGTGAAATTGATTATggtcaatcaattaaagcaATTCATCCATtgaataatgataaattattagtagCATTAGAGAATGGTTTAGTTGATGTTAAAACTTTAACAGCACCAATTACAACTCAATTAGCTCCAATGAATTTACcaacattaaataaaaaaaagagtccAGCAGCAGCAGCCGCCGCCTCAACAGTAGgaaagaataataaatcaaaacaagTCATTGTTGAACCAGTTAATACTCAaagtttttcattaaatgttGCAACTAATTTATCAGGTTTTGCAATGAATccatcaaatgataaatttgcATTTGGTGGTAAAGATGTAAATTTAACCATTTGGGATCTTGAAAAACAAGTTAAAACCTATTCAGCCAAATTTAAACATGActttttaaatcttcaagAACCAGTTTCAATCAATGTTGTAAAATACATgaatgatgataaaattttaattggtagTGATTTTAGAATAAAAGCTTATGATTTACGTTCAAAAACTAATAGATCTTCTTTCTTGGAcgtttcattttcaaaacatccaattcaatcaattcaatatacaaatcaaaaagaaca ttatttCTATGCATCAGATTCAATTGGTAAAGTATTTTGTTATGATGTTAGAACAAGTAGACAAGTTGGTAGTTTCAAAGATAGTGCTGGTAGTGTTAAAGATATTGCAATTCATCCAACTTTACCATTATTAGCAACAGTTGGTTTAGATAGACATCTTAGAGTTTATAATTTAGATAATAGAAAAATGTTACATAAAATTTTCTTAAAACAAAGACTTTCTTGTGTATTATTCTCAAAAGAAGAACCAACAAATGAAATTGctcaagaagaagaagaaatctGGAAGAATTtggaagaaaataaaaatagaattaataatgatgataatgatgataataatgaaggaaatgataaaaagaaatcaatttcaattaaagttACTGATAATATGGAttctgatgatgatattgaagatggtgatgataatgatgttgAATTCCCAATGGAAGCAGATTCAGATGATTCAGATTTTGATTTAGGTAattctgatgatgataatatctctgttaaaaaagaaaataaaggtGATTCAGATGATTCAGATGATGACTCTGACGAAGATGAAAaaccaaaaagaaaaacaccTGCAAAATCAAATCtcagaaataataataataataataataaaggtaaaaataataaaggtaaaaataatagtagtacaAAGAAAACTAGTCAagttttgaaaaagaaatttgctggtttaaaaaaaagaaagtaa
- a CDS encoding NOL1/NOP2/Sun family protein has translation MKDLNHVLNEMKIMNFKKIGDDEYTNECLMEFKDIEVLNHLIKYYGKEHMERIQKSMTQTFLYTTIRVNTMNTNKDKLLIDLSNHFKTNEKSIENQEIFTNFKSFNDILNNIENNNNDNDNNDEIKNQISKDTIFIKTIGPLIPKPIYPQIIVDLICGEAVLRGSNIFSIGVLGSNKYIKKGNMVSVFVTIDSRVSKGEIFEDCFKEKCAFIGNGISLLDRDDYHQTRVGVAIEMTERLYVCPPLNSVLEDKMFLQHLPSIYTVYQLEPKLGDKIIDMCAAPGGKTTLIASLIQQFEINNNQNNQKYQNNNEIKTEIFALDKNKGKVKKIIDLCKRLSLDKYVTCLAKDSSKLTKENQQDPLDKIRFQSNSFDKVLLDGPCSGLGSRPRLIESSSLVDLTNSSEFQKKLIDQAVSLLKPGGILVYSTCSINPEENELNVSYLLNNYPEMKLIPQIPHISQPGLPNCGLTEQQCKLVSRFDPSDSNIGTIGFFIAKFTKIKN, from the coding sequence atgaaagatttaaatcatgttttaaatgaaatgaaaattatgaaTTTTAAGAAAATTGGAGATGATGAATATACAAATGAATGTTTAATGgaatttaaagatattgaagtacttaatcatttaattaaatattatggAAAAGAACATATGGAAAGAATTCAAAAATCAATGACTCAAACTTTTTTATATACAACAATCAGAGTTAATACAATGAATACcaataaagataaattattaattgacctttcaaatcatttcaaaaccaatgaaaaatcaatagaaaatcaagaaatttttacaaattttaaatcatttaatgatattttaaataatattgaaaataataataatgataatgataataatgatgaaattaaaaatcaaatttcaaaagatacaatatttataaaaacaattggaCCATTAATACCAAAACCAATTTATCCACAAattattgttgatttaatttgtgGTGAAGCAGTATTAAGGGGTAgtaatatattttcaattggtgtATTAggttcaaataaatatattaaaaaaggtaataTGGTATCAGTATTTGTAACAATTGATAGCAGAGTTTCGAAAGGTGAAATATTTGAAGATTGTTTCAAAGAGAAATGTGCATTCATTGGTAATGGTATAAGTTTATTGGATAGAGATGATTATCATCAAACTAGAGTTGGTGTTGCAATTGAAATGACTGAAAGATTATATGTTTGTCCACCTTTAAATTCAGTATTAGAGgataaaatgtttttacaACATTTACCATCAATCTATACAGTTTATCAATTAGAACCAAAATTAggtgataaaattattgatatgTGTGCTGCTCCAGGTGGTAAAACTACATTAATTGCATCATTAATCcaacaatttgaaattaataataatcaaaataatcaaaaatatcaaaacaataatgaaattaaaactgAAATATTTGCattagataaaaataaaggaaAAGTTAAAAAGATTATTGATTTATGTAAAAGATTATCATTAGATAAATATGTAACATGTTTAGCAAAAGATTCatcaaaattaacaaaagaaaatcaacaaGATCCATTGGATAAAATTAGATTTCAAAGtaattcatttgataaagttttattaGATGGACCATGTTCTGGACTTGGATCACGTCCAcgtttaattgaatcaagtAGTTTAGTTGATTTAACAAATTCATCagaatttcaaaagaaattaattgacCAAGcagtttcattattaaaaccaGGTGGTATTTTAGTTTATTCAACATGTTCAATTAATCCagaagaaaatgaattaaatgtttcatatcttttaaataattatccagaaatgaaattaattccaCAAATTCCTCATATCTCTCAACCAGGTCTACCAAATTGTGGTTTGACTGAACAACAATGTAAATTAGTTTCAAGATTTGATCCATCAGATTCAAATATTGGTACAATTGGTTTCTTTATTgcaaaatttacaaaaataaaaaattaa